The following proteins are co-located in the Senegalia massiliensis genome:
- a CDS encoding IreB family regulatory phosphoprotein — translation MKFNVSEDDKNKAEDILVYVYHALEEKGYNPINQMIGYILSGDPTYITSHNNARSKIRKMERDDLLEELLKSYLKNK, via the coding sequence ATGAAATTTAATGTGTCAGAAGATGATAAGAATAAAGCAGAGGATATTTTAGTATATGTATATCATGCCTTAGAAGAAAAAGGTTATAATCCTATAAATCAAATGATAGGTTATATTTTATCTGGAGATCCTACTTATATAACAAGCCATAACAATGCTAGAAGTAAAATTAGAAAAATGGAAAGAGATGATTTATTAGAAGAGTTATTGAAAAGTTATTTAAAGAATAAATAA
- a CDS encoding peptidase U32 family protein — protein sequence MKDIELLAPAGDLEKLKMAINYGADAVYLGGEEFGLRAKAKNFSIDEIKSGVQYAHERDKKVYITLNIIPHNEDLEGLEKYILDLEKANVDAFIVADPGVFSIVKKVVPNMEIHLSTQANTTNYSTANFWHQQGVKRIVVARELSLEEIENIKNNTLDTLDIEAFVHGAMCISYSGRCLLSNYMVGRDANRGECAQACRWKYNLVEEKRPGEYYPVYEDDKGTYIFNSKDLCMIEHLPKLIDSGVKSLKIEGRMKSSYYVATVIRSYRMAIDAYLKDTKNYKYNKEWLNEIKKASYRDFTTGFYFDKPNSEDQLYGSSSYIRNYDFIGLILDYDKENKLATVEQRNRVFKNDKIEIFGPNKGFYNQEITEMFDEEGKEIDVAPRAKQIFKIKVNKPVEKWDMIRKAREE from the coding sequence ATGAAAGATATTGAATTATTAGCACCAGCAGGAGATTTAGAAAAATTAAAAATGGCAATAAATTATGGTGCTGATGCAGTATACCTAGGAGGAGAAGAATTTGGTCTTAGAGCTAAAGCTAAAAACTTTTCTATAGATGAGATAAAATCTGGAGTACAGTATGCACATGAAAGAGATAAAAAAGTATATATAACACTAAATATTATTCCGCATAATGAGGATTTAGAAGGTTTAGAAAAATATATATTAGATTTAGAAAAAGCAAATGTAGATGCTTTTATAGTAGCTGATCCTGGAGTTTTTTCAATTGTAAAGAAAGTTGTACCTAACATGGAAATACATTTGAGTACACAGGCTAATACAACTAATTATAGTACAGCTAATTTTTGGCATCAGCAAGGAGTAAAAAGAATTGTAGTTGCAAGAGAATTGTCTCTTGAAGAAATAGAAAATATAAAAAATAATACTCTAGATACTCTAGATATAGAAGCTTTTGTTCATGGTGCAATGTGTATTTCTTATTCTGGAAGGTGCTTACTTAGTAATTATATGGTAGGGAGAGATGCTAATAGAGGTGAATGTGCACAAGCATGTCGTTGGAAATATAACTTAGTCGAAGAAAAAAGACCAGGAGAATATTATCCAGTTTATGAGGATGATAAAGGTACTTATATATTTAATTCAAAAGATTTATGTATGATAGAACATCTTCCAAAGCTTATAGATTCAGGCGTAAAAAGTCTTAAAATAGAAGGACGTATGAAGAGTTCATACTATGTAGCTACAGTTATAAGGTCATATAGGATGGCAATTGATGCTTATTTAAAAGATACTAAAAATTATAAGTACAATAAAGAATGGTTAAATGAAATTAAAAAAGCAAGTTACAGGGATTTTACAACAGGGTTTTATTTTGATAAACCTAATAGTGAGGATCAATTATATGGATCTAGTTCTTATATAAGAAACTATGATTTTATAGGTTTGATTTTAGATTATGATAAAGAAAATAAGCTTGCAACTGTTGAACAAAGAAACAGAGTATTTAAAAATGATAAAATTGAAATTTTTGGTCCTAATAAAGGTTTTTATAATCAAGAAATCACTGAAATGTTTGATGAAGAAGGCAAAGAAATTGATGTAGCACCACGTGCAAAACAAATATTTAAAATAAAGGTTAATAAGCCCGTAGAAAAATGGGATATGATAAGAAAAGCTAGAGAGGAATGA
- a CDS encoding Fur family transcriptional regulator, producing the protein MESLFEVLRTKLKEKGYKLTTQRRVIYDVFVENTGSHLSPEEVYDMVKDKYPEVGLATVYRTLQLLDELEVVRKINFNDGCNRYELNTNTNDHQHHHLICLECGEVFEVEIDLLDNLEEKIENESKFKIVDHNVKFFGYCESCNEKRS; encoded by the coding sequence ATGGAATCATTATTTGAAGTGTTGAGAACAAAATTAAAAGAAAAAGGATACAAACTTACTACTCAAAGAAGAGTAATATATGATGTATTTGTAGAGAATACAGGTAGCCATCTTAGTCCGGAAGAAGTATATGATATGGTTAAGGATAAATATCCAGAAGTAGGTCTTGCTACTGTATATAGAACTTTACAACTATTAGATGAGTTAGAAGTCGTTAGAAAAATAAATTTTAATGATGGTTGTAATAGATATGAACTTAATACTAACACTAATGATCATCAACATCATCATTTAATATGTTTAGAATGTGGAGAGGTTTTTGAAGTTGAAATTGATTTATTAGATAATCTTGAAGAAAAAATCGAAAATGAAAGTAAATTTAAAATAGTAGATCACAATGTGAAATTTTTTGGATACTGTGAATCATGTAATGAAAAGAGAAGTTAA
- a CDS encoding aldo/keto reductase has translation MEIYDTIKIGENMETVKLGNTNIEVSRLCFGSLTISPLQRNFSYEKGAELIKYGFDKGINFLDTAELYNNYGHINKFLEKINRKEFVISTKSYSYSKDTAKKSLDKALRELNTDYIDLFLLHEQESEHTIKGHFEAIEYFLKAKEKGLIRAIGISTHRVEGVLAALKYDEIEVVHPIINKLGIGIQDGTTLDMIKAIKKCHNAGKGIYGMKPLGGGHLLNNVEEAFNFVQDIKEINSIAIGLQSRAEIDANINLLNKRYIDSNLKAKIRNTNRKLHIAEWCIGCGKCVSACKHNALSIKNSKSIVDLNKCVLCGYCGKYCSEFCIKII, from the coding sequence TTGGAAATATATGATACAATAAAGATAGGTGAAAATATGGAAACGGTTAAGTTAGGAAATACTAATATAGAGGTATCTAGATTATGTTTTGGATCGCTTACTATTAGTCCTCTTCAAAGAAATTTTTCATATGAAAAAGGTGCAGAACTTATTAAATATGGGTTTGATAAAGGGATTAATTTTTTAGATACTGCAGAATTATATAATAATTATGGACATATAAATAAATTTTTGGAGAAAATAAATAGAAAAGAATTTGTTATATCTACAAAATCTTATTCCTATTCTAAAGATACAGCAAAAAAAAGTTTAGATAAGGCTTTAAGAGAATTAAATACAGATTACATAGATTTATTTTTGTTACATGAGCAAGAAAGTGAACATACTATTAAAGGACATTTTGAAGCAATAGAGTATTTTTTAAAAGCTAAGGAAAAAGGACTTATAAGAGCAATAGGAATTTCAACTCATAGAGTTGAAGGAGTTTTAGCTGCACTTAAATATGATGAAATAGAAGTAGTTCATCCAATAATAAATAAATTAGGTATTGGAATTCAAGATGGAACAACTTTAGATATGATAAAAGCAATTAAAAAATGTCATAATGCTGGTAAAGGTATATATGGAATGAAACCTTTAGGTGGTGGACACTTACTAAATAACGTTGAAGAGGCATTTAATTTTGTACAAGATATAAAAGAAATAAATTCTATAGCAATAGGACTTCAATCTAGAGCTGAAATAGATGCAAATATAAACTTATTAAATAAAAGATATATTGATAGTAATTTAAAAGCTAAAATAAGAAATACTAATAGGAAACTTCATATAGCTGAATGGTGTATTGGATGTGGAAAATGTGTAAGTGCATGTAAACACAATGCATTAAGTATAAAGAATAGTAAATCAATTGTAGATTTAAATAAATGTGTATTATGTGGTTATTGTGGGAAATATTGTAGTGAATTTTGTATAAAAATAATTTAA
- a CDS encoding lysine exporter LysO family protein, translated as MSIKVILSVIGGILVGFFLEPDFIINHSDIIIDIGLCILLFFVGIDIGINIDVLTKIKKIGFKILLIPFMIILGSVFGAIIAGFLLGFPVNESGAVGAGLGWYTLSSMMLANYSPELSTLSFLSNVVREILALILIPIVAKYIGDLEAIAPSGATAMDTTLPIIAKATNPKTAIISFVTGVILSTSVPILVPFMISL; from the coding sequence ATGAGTATTAAGGTTATATTATCTGTAATTGGGGGTATATTAGTTGGTTTTTTTCTTGAACCTGATTTTATAATAAATCATTCTGATATCATTATAGATATAGGCTTATGTATACTTTTATTTTTTGTAGGTATAGACATAGGAATAAATATAGACGTACTTACAAAAATAAAAAAAATTGGATTCAAAATTTTATTAATACCTTTTATGATTATATTAGGAAGTGTCTTTGGAGCTATAATAGCAGGATTCTTATTAGGATTTCCAGTAAATGAATCAGGAGCTGTAGGAGCAGGTCTTGGATGGTATACATTATCATCTATGATGCTTGCAAACTATTCTCCAGAGCTTAGTACATTATCATTTTTATCTAATGTAGTAAGGGAGATATTGGCTTTAATATTGATACCAATAGTAGCTAAATATATAGGTGATTTAGAAGCAATAGCACCATCTGGTGCAACTGCAATGGATACTACTTTGCCTATTATTGCAAAAGCTACTAATCCAAAGACTGCTATAATTTCATTTGTAACAGGAGTTATACTTTCAACATCAGTACCAATTTTAGTACCATTTATGATTAGTTTATAA
- a CDS encoding O-methyltransferase, with translation MSNINKDYIEDYIRSVLPKRDSFLVQLEEFAQENNIPIIHPEVAEFMRVILKIKDSKNILEIGTAIGYSSIVMSNSIKEGNIITIERQENMVKLANENIEKSGIKNIEVKHGEAKDILPKLNKKFDFIFIDAAKGKYMEFLPYCINMLEDKGIILSDNVLFKGMVANDDLVVRRKKTIVRRMREYLDDISNHSELTTSIIPIGDGVALSYKESENR, from the coding sequence TTGAGTAATATAAACAAAGATTATATAGAAGATTATATAAGAAGTGTATTACCAAAAAGAGACAGTTTTTTGGTTCAGTTAGAAGAATTTGCCCAAGAGAATAATATACCTATAATTCATCCAGAAGTTGCCGAATTTATGAGAGTTATTTTAAAAATAAAAGATTCTAAAAATATATTAGAGATAGGTACGGCAATAGGATATTCATCTATAGTAATGAGTAATAGTATAAAAGAAGGAAATATTATAACTATAGAAAGACAAGAAAATATGGTTAAACTTGCAAATGAAAATATTGAAAAGTCAGGAATAAAAAATATAGAAGTAAAGCATGGTGAAGCAAAAGACATACTACCTAAGTTAAATAAAAAGTTTGACTTTATATTTATAGATGCAGCTAAAGGAAAGTATATGGAGTTTTTACCTTATTGTATAAATATGCTTGAAGATAAAGGTATAATCTTGTCTGACAATGTTCTTTTTAAAGGTATGGTAGCAAATGATGATTTAGTTGTTAGAAGAAAAAAGACAATAGTAAGAAGAATGAGAGAATATTTAGATGATATATCTAATCATTCAGAACTTACAACAAGTATTATACCAATTGGAGATGGGGTTGCTTTATCATATAAGGAGAGTGAAAATAGATGA
- a CDS encoding DUF1292 domain-containing protein, with protein sequence MEKFKFLDENGVEHNFEIVDFFEVDDDEYAVIQPDDIEESLLLKVGYDENGESFLSEIESQKEFDEVSTLYLELLDEKE encoded by the coding sequence ATGGAAAAATTTAAGTTTTTAGATGAAAATGGTGTTGAGCATAATTTTGAAATCGTTGATTTCTTTGAAGTTGATGATGATGAGTATGCTGTAATACAGCCAGATGATATAGAAGAATCACTTTTATTAAAAGTAGGTTATGATGAAAATGGAGAATCTTTTTTATCTGAGATTGAAAGCCAAAAAGAATTTGATGAAGTAAGTACTTTATATTTAGAGCTTTTAGATGAAAAAGAATAG
- the mltG gene encoding endolytic transglycosylase MltG: protein MNKMVKVLIISVVLLIIVLGGLKYYYELNTRPVSSDGEQKSVKVEIQSGSTTSDIAKILKENNLIRDKNVFRIVSRIKGTEGKLKAGFYEFDSSMTPEEILNKLVVGGKDGETIKFTIPEGFTIEEIAEKLANENIINKDKFIDLTYDIEKFSKEYKFLNDIPEKMNMEGYLYPNTYQIYKDSTEYEIIKRMLDEFNNKYNEIIKNKEIPLDLSVYELITLASLVEREAKVDKDRNLVSSVIYNRLKIDMPLQIDATIQYALENRKEKLTYDDLEVDSIYNTYKNKGLPVGPICSPGIESINASLNPENTDYIFYVLKKDGSGEHFFTDDYNEFLKVKNGK, encoded by the coding sequence ATGAATAAAATGGTTAAAGTTTTAATAATTAGTGTAGTACTATTAATAATTGTTTTAGGAGGATTGAAGTATTATTATGAGTTAAATACTCGACCAGTGTCATCTGATGGAGAACAAAAGAGTGTAAAAGTTGAAATACAATCTGGAAGTACTACTAGTGATATAGCTAAAATATTAAAAGAAAATAATTTAATAAGAGATAAGAATGTATTTAGAATAGTATCTCGTATAAAAGGTACAGAGGGAAAACTTAAAGCTGGATTTTATGAATTTGATTCTAGCATGACTCCTGAAGAAATTCTAAATAAGTTAGTTGTAGGAGGAAAAGATGGAGAGACAATTAAATTCACAATTCCAGAAGGTTTTACTATTGAAGAAATAGCAGAAAAATTAGCAAATGAAAATATTATCAATAAAGATAAATTTATAGATTTAACTTATGATATTGAAAAGTTTTCAAAAGAATATAAATTTTTAAATGACATACCTGAAAAGATGAATATGGAAGGTTATTTATATCCAAATACTTATCAAATATATAAAGACTCAACAGAGTATGAAATTATCAAAAGAATGTTAGATGAATTTAACAATAAATATAATGAAATAATAAAAAATAAAGAAATTCCATTAGATTTAAGTGTTTATGAATTAATAACATTAGCTTCATTAGTAGAACGAGAAGCAAAAGTAGATAAGGATAGAAATTTAGTTTCATCTGTTATTTATAATAGATTAAAAATAGACATGCCATTGCAAATTGATGCTACTATACAATATGCATTAGAAAATAGAAAAGAAAAGCTAACATATGATGATTTAGAGGTAGATTCTATTTATAATACATATAAGAACAAAGGTTTACCAGTTGGACCTATATGTTCACCAGGAATAGAATCTATAAATGCTAGTTTAAATCCAGAAAATACTGATTATATATTTTATGTATTAAAAAAGGATGGAAGTGGAGAACACTTTTTTACAGATGATTACAATGAATTTTTAAAAGTTAAAAATGGAAAATAA
- a CDS encoding LysO family transporter — MTLRLILYLSIILVGAYIGYKDFVHKNILDKLISIQSISILILLFVMGIKIGGDKEVISSFFTLGYQAFIFSVFSIALSVGFVMIIRRFIFNKNDMTDEEEKEGEV, encoded by the coding sequence ATGACTTTAAGACTTATTCTATATCTATCAATAATATTGGTAGGTGCATATATAGGATATAAAGATTTTGTACATAAGAATATTTTAGACAAGTTAATCTCAATACAATCAATTTCTATTTTAATATTATTGTTTGTAATGGGAATAAAAATTGGAGGCGACAAAGAAGTAATTTCTTCATTTTTTACACTAGGATATCAAGCTTTTATTTTTTCTGTTTTTTCAATTGCACTAAGTGTTGGTTTTGTAATGATAATAAGACGCTTTATTTTTAATAAGAATGATATGACTGATGAAGAAGAAAAAGAGGGGGAAGTTTGA
- the alaS gene encoding alanine--tRNA ligase: MEKYNLHEIRKKYLDFFENKGHLVTNSFSLVPKDDKNLLLIIAGMAPLKPYFLGTKKPPKNRMATCQKCVRTSDIENVGKTDRHGTFFEMLGNFSFGDYFKREAINWAWEFMTKQLNISKEKLWVSVYLDDDEAYNIWNNEIGVSKNKIVRLGKEDNFWELEVGPCGPSSEIYIDRGEKYSCGDENCKPGCECDRFVEVWNLVFSQFDKDELGNYSELLNPNIDTGMGLERITAVLNDADNIFEIEPIRTIIKEIEKITNKKYKNNNKDDVSIRVITDHIRAICFLVSDGVIPSNEGRGYVLRRLIRRASRHGKLLGIKNSFLSNLSDVVIENWKEFYSNLEDKRLQIKKIIKIEEDKFEETIDQGIEILKNYIDDMKNNNETILNGYKAFKLYDTYGFPLDLTKEILEDEKLDVDEEQFNLEMENQKNRARSARDKDNKNNWDSDADFNFKINTKTRFEGYEKLSTESKVIAIIKGSQSIDTLSQNEEGYVLLENSPFYAESGGQVGDKGIFKNDKFKAYVIDTQKKNDKLLHLVNVGHGHLKIGDSLEAHVDRNRRLDIARNHSATHLLHKALKNTLGQHVNQAGSLVTDDRLRFDFTHFESLTKDELNKIEREVNEKIWNSLGVEVVETSINKAKDMGATALFDEKYGEKVRVVKMDDYTIELCGGTHVNNISQIGMFKILTESGIASGVRRIEAITGRKAYEFNLSLNDKLNTLSDVLKTNKDNLIDKAHDIMDEVRNLQKQIDSLNSKLANSKLDNILENVYNINGVNVVTKKIDGIDIDGLRQLGDKIKEKLDKAVIVLSTEKNGKVNFIATATEDAVKSGIHCGNIIREVAKITGGGGGGRPNMAQAGGNESSKIEEALDLVKSLVESQLNK, translated from the coding sequence ATGGAAAAATATAATTTACATGAGATTAGAAAAAAATACTTAGATTTCTTTGAAAATAAAGGACACTTAGTAACCAATAGTTTTTCACTTGTGCCAAAGGATGATAAAAATTTACTTTTAATAATTGCTGGAATGGCACCTTTAAAACCATATTTTCTTGGCACTAAAAAACCTCCAAAAAACAGAATGGCTACATGTCAAAAATGTGTACGAACAAGTGACATAGAAAATGTTGGTAAGACAGATAGGCACGGCACTTTTTTTGAAATGTTAGGTAACTTTTCATTTGGTGATTATTTTAAAAGAGAAGCAATAAATTGGGCTTGGGAGTTTATGACAAAACAACTGAATATATCAAAGGAAAAACTTTGGGTATCAGTATATTTAGACGATGATGAAGCATACAATATTTGGAATAATGAAATAGGTGTTTCTAAAAATAAAATAGTGAGATTAGGAAAAGAGGATAATTTTTGGGAACTTGAAGTAGGACCTTGTGGTCCATCTTCAGAAATCTATATAGATAGAGGAGAAAAATATAGTTGTGGAGATGAAAACTGCAAACCAGGTTGTGAATGTGATAGGTTTGTAGAAGTTTGGAACTTAGTATTTTCACAATTCGATAAAGATGAACTAGGAAACTATTCAGAACTTCTTAATCCAAATATAGATACAGGTATGGGGCTTGAAAGAATAACAGCTGTTTTAAATGATGCAGATAATATTTTTGAGATAGAACCGATTAGAACTATAATAAAAGAAATAGAAAAAATTACAAACAAAAAATATAAAAACAATAATAAAGATGATGTATCAATTAGAGTAATAACTGATCATATACGTGCAATATGTTTCTTAGTATCTGATGGAGTAATACCAAGTAATGAAGGAAGAGGTTATGTTTTAAGAAGACTTATCAGACGTGCATCTAGACATGGTAAGTTATTAGGTATAAAAAATAGCTTTTTATCTAATTTGTCAGATGTTGTAATAGAAAATTGGAAAGAATTTTATAGTAATTTAGAAGATAAAAGATTACAAATCAAAAAAATTATAAAGATTGAAGAAGATAAGTTTGAAGAAACAATAGATCAAGGTATTGAAATATTAAAAAATTATATTGATGATATGAAAAATAATAATGAAACAATTCTAAATGGATATAAGGCATTCAAACTTTATGATACTTATGGTTTTCCATTAGATTTAACTAAAGAAATTTTAGAAGATGAAAAATTAGATGTAGACGAAGAACAGTTTAATTTAGAGATGGAAAATCAAAAAAATAGAGCAAGAAGTGCAAGAGATAAAGATAACAAAAACAATTGGGACAGTGATGCTGATTTTAATTTTAAAATTAATACAAAAACCAGATTTGAAGGTTATGAAAAATTATCAACTGAATCAAAAGTCATAGCCATTATAAAGGGCAGTCAATCAATAGATACTTTAAGTCAAAATGAAGAAGGGTATGTATTATTAGAAAATAGTCCTTTTTATGCAGAAAGTGGAGGTCAAGTAGGAGATAAAGGAATATTTAAAAATGATAAGTTTAAGGCATATGTAATAGATACTCAGAAGAAGAATGATAAGTTACTACATTTAGTTAATGTAGGACATGGACATCTTAAAATTGGAGATAGCTTAGAAGCACATGTAGATAGAAATAGAAGACTAGATATAGCAAGAAATCATTCTGCAACACATTTACTTCACAAAGCATTGAAAAATACTTTAGGACAACATGTAAATCAGGCTGGTTCTCTTGTTACAGATGATAGACTTAGATTTGACTTTACTCATTTTGAATCTTTAACTAAAGATGAATTAAATAAAATAGAAAGAGAAGTCAATGAAAAGATTTGGAATTCATTAGGTGTAGAAGTAGTAGAAACTTCTATTAATAAGGCAAAAGATATGGGAGCAACTGCATTATTTGATGAAAAATATGGTGAAAAAGTAAGAGTAGTAAAAATGGATGATTATACAATTGAATTATGTGGAGGAACTCATGTTAATAATATTAGTCAAATAGGTATGTTTAAAATATTAACAGAATCAGGAATAGCATCAGGTGTTAGAAGAATTGAAGCAATAACTGGAAGGAAAGCATACGAATTTAATTTGTCACTTAACGATAAACTAAATACTCTATCAGATGTTTTGAAAACTAATAAAGATAATTTAATAGATAAGGCTCATGATATAATGGATGAAGTAAGAAACTTACAAAAACAAATAGATAGTCTTAATTCTAAACTTGCAAATTCAAAATTAGATAATATTTTAGAAAATGTTTATAATATAAATGGTGTAAATGTAGTAACAAAGAAAATAGACGGTATTGATATTGATGGCTTAAGACAATTAGGAGATAAAATTAAAGAAAAATTAGACAAAGCAGTAATAGTCTTATCTACTGAAAAAAATGGAAAAGTGAATTTTATAGCTACTGCTACTGAAGATGCAGTTAAATCTGGTATTCATTGTGGCAATATAATAAGAGAAGTTGCAAAGATAACCGGAGGAGGTGGAGGTGGAAGACCTAATATGGCTCAAGCTGGAGGAAATGAATCTTCTAAAATTGAAGAAGCTTTAGATTTAGTTAAATCATTAGTAGAATCTCAGTTAAATAAATAA
- the ruvX gene encoding Holliday junction resolvase RuvX translates to MGRLLGLDVGDKTVGVAVSDPLGFTAQGIKTIKRTNIKKDLQEIVEIINEKHVSKIVIGLPKNMNNTLGPQGEKVKKFAEKLKKYIDIDIVYQDERLSTVSATKTLIEADVSRKKRKNVVDKLAAIYILQTYLDTISRKEK, encoded by the coding sequence ATGGGAAGGTTATTAGGTCTAGATGTAGGTGATAAAACTGTTGGAGTTGCTGTAAGTGATCCATTGGGTTTTACTGCTCAAGGTATAAAAACTATTAAAAGAACAAATATAAAAAAAGATTTGCAAGAAATTGTAGAAATAATAAATGAAAAGCATGTATCAAAAATAGTTATAGGGCTTCCAAAAAATATGAATAATACTTTAGGGCCTCAAGGAGAAAAAGTAAAAAAATTTGCAGAAAAATTAAAAAAATATATTGATATAGATATAGTCTATCAAGATGAAAGGTTATCTACAGTTTCTGCCACAAAAACTCTCATAGAAGCAGATGTTTCTAGAAAAAAAAGAAAGAATGTTGTAGATAAATTAGCTGCAATATATATATTACAGACTTATTTGGATACAATAAGTAGAAAGGAGAAATAA
- a CDS encoding RNase J family beta-CASP ribonuclease, which produces MGKQQTPKVKIIPLGGLYEIGKNITVIEYKNDIIVVDCGIIFPEDEMLGIDVVIPDITYLERNKDKIRAIVLTHGHEDHIGALPYVLQKVSTPVYGTKLTLGLVENKLNEKGIKNANLNIVKAGQKTKLGSMVVEYIRVNHSIPDAVALAIHTPEGAIVHTGDFKIDYTPINGKMMDLNRFADLGSRGVLALLADSTNVERTGSTMSEKTVGNTFNDIFMDAEGRIIVATFASNVHRIQQIVNAAVMFDRKIVVSGRSMINVVKVSTELGYLDIPEGTIIDINDMNKYPDNKITIITTGSQGEPMAALSRLAFSDHRKMELIPGDLVIISATPIPGNEKTVARVINQLFKKGANVIYEALADVHVSGHACKEELKLIHSLIKPKYFIPVHGEYRHLKQHAQLAEDLGLDRDNIFILENGSVLEVCRSDAKLNGNVPSGHILVDGLGVGDVGNIVLRDRKHLSEDGLIVVVVTIKKEDGKVVSGPDLVSRGFVYVRESEDLMVEAKNVVRNVLLDCEKNQITDWSTLKSRVRDSLRNYLYQKIKRNPMILPIIMEI; this is translated from the coding sequence GTGGGAAAACAACAAACACCTAAAGTTAAGATAATCCCATTAGGCGGATTATATGAAATTGGAAAAAATATAACAGTTATTGAATATAAGAATGATATTATAGTAGTAGATTGTGGAATAATATTTCCAGAAGATGAAATGTTAGGTATAGATGTAGTAATTCCTGATATAACATATTTAGAAAGAAATAAAGATAAAATAAGAGCTATTGTATTGACTCACGGACATGAAGATCATATAGGAGCATTACCATATGTATTACAAAAAGTAAGTACACCTGTTTATGGAACAAAATTAACATTAGGATTAGTAGAAAATAAACTTAATGAAAAAGGTATAAAAAATGCAAACTTAAATATTGTAAAAGCAGGTCAAAAGACAAAACTTGGTTCTATGGTTGTAGAATATATAAGAGTTAATCATAGTATTCCAGATGCAGTTGCATTAGCTATTCATACACCTGAAGGTGCTATAGTTCACACAGGGGATTTTAAAATTGATTATACACCTATAAATGGTAAAATGATGGATTTAAATAGATTTGCTGACTTAGGTAGCAGAGGGGTATTAGCTTTACTTGCAGATAGTACAAATGTAGAGAGAACCGGATCTACAATGAGTGAGAAAACAGTTGGTAATACTTTTAATGATATATTTATGGATGCTGAAGGTAGAATAATTGTAGCAACTTTTGCATCAAATGTTCACAGAATTCAGCAGATTGTTAATGCTGCTGTTATGTTTGATAGAAAGATTGTTGTATCAGGTAGGAGCATGATAAATGTAGTTAAGGTTTCTACTGAACTTGGGTATTTAGATATTCCAGAAGGAACAATTATTGATATAAATGATATGAATAAATACCCAGATAATAAAATAACTATTATAACTACTGGTAGTCAAGGAGAGCCTATGGCTGCATTATCAAGACTTGCTTTTTCTGACCATAGAAAAATGGAATTAATTCCTGGTGATTTAGTAATTATATCTGCTACACCAATACCTGGAAATGAAAAAACAGTAGCTAGAGTTATAAATCAATTATTTAAAAAAGGAGCAAACGTAATATATGAGGCATTAGCAGATGTACATGTATCTGGTCATGCCTGCAAAGAAGAATTGAAATTGATACATTCATTAATAAAACCTAAGTATTTTATACCGGTTCATGGTGAGTATAGACATTTAAAACAACATGCCCAGTTAGCTGAAGATTTAGGACTTGATAGAGATAATATATTTATACTTGAGAATGGTTCAGTATTAGAGGTTTGTAGGTCGGATGCTAAACTTAATGGAAATGTACCTTCAGGTCATATATTAGTTGATGGTCTAGGAGTAGGAGATGTTGGTAACATAGTTTTAAGAGATAGAAAACATCTTTCTGAAGATGGATTAATAGTTGTGGTTGTAACTATTAAGAAAGAAGATGGCAAGGTTGTTTCAGGGCCAGATTTAGTTTCTAGAGGATTTGTATATGTAAGGGAATCTGAAGATCTTATGGTAGAAGCAAAAAATGTAGTTAGAAATGTTTTATTAGATTGTGAAAAAAATCAAATCACAGATTGGTCTACCCTTAAATCTAGGGTAAGGGATTCTTTAAGAAATTATTTATATCAGAAAATAAAGAGAAATCCTATGATATTACCAATAATAATGGAAATATAA